The sequence CATTTACCCTGTTCTGCGCAAAAACGCGCCCGTTATTGCTTATCACCATTTTACGAACGATTGCCAGTCCGAGGCCCGTTCCCTCCTTTTTTGTGGAAAAGAACGGCTCAAACATATGTCCGAGAGCTTCTTTGGGGAATCCCGTACCCGTATCGCTCACGACAAGCCTTACGTACTCATTTTCAGGATATTCACCATCCTCGATGGCCAATTCTATTTCACCGGTACCGGCAAGGTTTTCAAGGCTGTTGATGATGAGGTTGATCAGAATCTGTTTCAGATGATCGGGATCGAACAGCGCAACCGTCCCGCCGTTGACGAGGTTTCTGACGATAACGGTTTCGGTATTCCGGGGATCGTTCTCTATCAGGACAAGAACATCCTCTATTATGGCGCCGATATCGACCATCTGGATATGAGGGGTCTGTATCCGGGCAAATTGTAAAAAATCGGCGCTGATAAGCTGCAGGCGGGCGGATTCTTTTTCAATGATTTTCATCAGTTTTATATTATGCGGATCGCTGGTATCAACGCTTTCGGAAAGAAGTTCGACAGCGCTGCATATCGAGGCGAGGGGATTCTTTATCTCGTGGGCGATTGCCGCGGATAACTCGCCAATGGCTGCCATCCTGTCGGATTGACGGATCATTTCGAGGAGCTTGTTCTTTTCGGTGAGGTCCTTGAAATTGACAATAATTCCCCTGCTGCTGCCATCCGTATCATATAACGTCACCAGGGTTAATCCGATGGGAAGCGGGTCTCCTTTCGGAGGGGATATCGTAATTTCCATCTCAGAGGGCTGGATCGGTTCACGGAGTCCGTGCTCGATAATCTTCACCAGCTCGCCGGAGCATTTACCAAATATTCCATTATACCGTTTTCCTTCAATTATGGCATTTCCGATCTGAAGAATCCTTTTTGCCGCGCGGTTCATGTACATGATCGAACCCGAGCTGTCCACCGCAATCAGACCGTTGGTCATACACTGAAGAATATCCGTTGTATCGAGCCTCGCTCTTTTAAGAAGCTTCAGCGCACTGATGAGGGCTGTGTCTTTTTTTATGACCCGCTCGGCAAAATAGCTTGAAAAGAAGCCGACAGCGATAATGAGCGCGCTGAACATGAATGTCTGGAGGATAATACTGTTCCTGGTATCTTCCGCGATAAAAAAGGGATCAAGAAACGGACAGATAACAAAAACGGAGGACAAGAAAAATACAATCGCCAGCAGGGAAAAGAAAAACGTGTACAACCGCCGGAAAAAGAGCGATGCACACATGATCGAGAGAAAATAAAACCCGACAAACGAGGCATCATATCCGCCGGCTGCATAGTTGATCGTGACAATGATCACCGTTATGAGAAAAATATCGAATGATATCTGTATGGCGAGAAGAGGCCGTGAAGTCCCCAGCATGTAATGGCTTAACCAGTAGAGAAGCGTGAGAAGGTATGTTCCCAGCACGATAATGGCGATGGGCGTTTTGTTGATGACATCCTGCGGGAGGGTTATAATCGCCATTCCGAGGGTTGCGGTGACAATTGCCGGTCTCAGTATGAGCATCCACCGGACGATCATCCAGTCCCTGGTTTTTTTTATCCCTCTTCCTTTCATGTGTTCTCCATGGAACGAACCGCCCGCCTGCGCAGACCGGTATATACCGCTTATTACCTGCGCTCGTCAATCCTGATAATGGTTACCACACGCCTGACGGTATCGGAAAACACGACATCATGGAGCCGCCGCGCCAGGTTAAAAAGGTCATCGGGGCTTCCCTCGACAATCGTACCCATAACCGATACCTCGTGGGGCAGCCCGCATGAATCGAGCACCTCCAGAACCGGGGAGACTTCCCTCGATATTCCCGGGCTGCAGGTGCCGAGCGGATAAACGCTGATTTCCATACGGGCGTTCGTATTCACTGATCCTGCTCCTTTTTCATGTCTTCCCTGACCCGGATTGCATATTTGTCGATTTCGCCGCATAGTTTGTGGACAGTGGCCACATCGCGGCGTTCGAGACGTGTTCTCGAAAAAACACGCCGCAGCGATTTCATGTAGTTATCACCGTCATTCCACTGTTTCAGCCCGAGCGTTGTCAGCGATGTTCTCAGATGATCGTAGAGCGCCGCGATCTCCTCAGCCGGAGCAAAATCCTGCGGTGACCCGCCGCCGGGGTATCGCGCCGTAAAAATCTCACAGGCATAAACCATTACCGCCTGGGCAAGATTGAGCGACGGCTGCGCTTCCGAAGAGGGTATCGTCGATATGATCTGGCAGCAGGACAGCTCGTCATTGAGCAGACCGCAGTCCTCACGGCCAAACAGGATTGAAACCGGCCCCGAACCTGCGCTCTCGAGTATCTCAGCCGCAGCCTGGCGCGGATTCATGAACGGCACCCCATGACGGCGGCGCTGGGTGGTGCCCACAACGAGCACCGATGAGCCCACCGCCTCGCCGAGCGACGAGAAAACCTCGGCGCTGTCGAGAATATCCTCGCTGTTGTGCGCCATGTACCGTGCCTGGGGGTGGTCGCGAAACCACGGGTTGACAAGCACGAGCCTGCTGAGCCCCATATTCTTCATGGCGCGGGCGGCCGCACCCACATTACCCGGAACTTTCGGTTCGACGAGAACGATGTGTATGTTATCGAAATTCTTATTTTTTCCACGCATATTCATACACAATAATAATATGAGAATACCGTATCGACAAGTGTTTCGATTCAATCGACAGTAAAATAACCGATAATTTTTAAAGGAAACCGGAAGATTTAAGAGGGCGTATGAACATAAAGACTTTGAA is a genomic window of bacterium containing:
- a CDS encoding PAS domain-containing protein, with the protein product MKGRGIKKTRDWMIVRWMLILRPAIVTATLGMAIITLPQDVINKTPIAIIVLGTYLLTLLYWLSHYMLGTSRPLLAIQISFDIFLITVIIVTINYAAGGYDASFVGFYFLSIMCASLFFRRLYTFFFSLLAIVFFLSSVFVICPFLDPFFIAEDTRNSIILQTFMFSALIIAVGFFSSYFAERVIKKDTALISALKLLKRARLDTTDILQCMTNGLIAVDSSGSIMYMNRAAKRILQIGNAIIEGKRYNGIFGKCSGELVKIIEHGLREPIQPSEMEITISPPKGDPLPIGLTLVTLYDTDGSSRGIIVNFKDLTEKNKLLEMIRQSDRMAAIGELSAAIAHEIKNPLASICSAVELLSESVDTSDPHNIKLMKIIEKESARLQLISADFLQFARIQTPHIQMVDIGAIIEDVLVLIENDPRNTETVIVRNLVNGGTVALFDPDHLKQILINLIINSLENLAGTGEIELAIEDGEYPENEYVRLVVSDTGTGFPKEALGHMFEPFFSTKKEGTGLGLAIVRKMVISNNGRVFAQNRVNGGAEVALDLPLKGAD
- a CDS encoding MTH1187 family thiamine-binding protein; protein product: MNTNARMEISVYPLGTCSPGISREVSPVLEVLDSCGLPHEVSVMGTIVEGSPDDLFNLARRLHDVVFSDTVRRVVTIIRIDERR
- a CDS encoding RNA methyltransferase encodes the protein MRGKNKNFDNIHIVLVEPKVPGNVGAAARAMKNMGLSRLVLVNPWFRDHPQARYMAHNSEDILDSAEVFSSLGEAVGSSVLVVGTTQRRRHGVPFMNPRQAAAEILESAGSGPVSILFGREDCGLLNDELSCCQIISTIPSSEAQPSLNLAQAVMVYACEIFTARYPGGGSPQDFAPAEEIAALYDHLRTSLTTLGLKQWNDGDNYMKSLRRVFSRTRLERRDVATVHKLCGEIDKYAIRVREDMKKEQDQ